The Chitinophaga flava genome has a segment encoding these proteins:
- a CDS encoding efflux RND transporter permease subunit, with protein sequence MFRKFIERPVLATVISILLVLLGILGLVTLPMSQFPDIAPPSVAVSASYPGANAEVVARSVATPIEEAVNGVENMTYMTSQSNNDGSMTLNVYFRLGTDPDLAAVNVQNRVAKATSQLPAEVLQAGVSTQKVQNGMIMVVNLQSDKPEYNETFLQNYAKINIIPEIQRVKGVGQAMVFGAKDYSMRIWLRPDRLTAYNMSPQEVLGAIRDQNLEAAPGRFGEGSQESFEYVLKYKGKFNKDKQYEDIILRSNADGSVLRLKDVARVEFGSFTYGSDTRVNGKYGIGIAINQTAGSNANEIQETINKLMKKAEKSFPTGIEYFNIYSTKEYLDESIDQVKHTLIEAFILVFIVVFIFLQDFRSTLIPAIAVPVAIIGTFFFMKLFGFSINLLTLFALILAIGIVVDDAIVVVEAVHAKMEKGANPRIATLSSMQEISGAIISITLVMSAVFIPVGFMEGPVGVFYRQFAFTMAIAILISALNALTLSPALCALILKNNHAGHGEEHGKLNGHAQKPQSFGKRFFAAFNVGFNAMTEKYVRSLQFLIKRKWLTIGGLLIIGGATFWMMRKTPTGFIPTEDQGFAVFVVSMPPGSSLERTRQVVDKVEHMIKDLEGTHAYLSVSGFNFMSNSSSSTSGVGFIKMKPHAERGKIKDMDALMGMLQGKFATIPDARVFVMSLPTVPGFSNVAGFEVVLQDRTGNGDLSKLGNTAWGFIGELMKRKEIAFAFTTFNNGHPQYEIEIDDRKAKQLGIAVGDILQTMQVYYGSMFASDFNRFGKYYRVIVQADAAQRQDPSSLNGVYVKNQHNEMVPINTVVSLKRVYGPETVTRNNLFNAVTINGTVKPGYGSGDAIKAVEEVAAQYLPRGYAYEWVGMSKEEISAGSQSTIIFTLCLIFVYFLLAAQYESYILPLAVILSIPLGIFGVFVFINLFGIENNIYVQVGLIMLIGLLAKNAILIVEYAVQRRRSGMGLVASGIRAARLRLRPILMTSFAFIAGLLPLMRATGSSALGNRSISTGAAGGMLTGVILGVFAIPVLFVIFQYLQEKVSRKPIVEKKEQEEFAEMVH encoded by the coding sequence GGTGAACGGGGTGGAGAACATGACTTACATGACCTCCCAATCCAACAACGATGGTTCCATGACGCTCAACGTTTACTTCCGCCTGGGTACCGATCCGGACCTCGCTGCTGTGAACGTGCAGAACCGCGTGGCTAAAGCTACCAGCCAGCTGCCGGCAGAAGTATTACAGGCAGGTGTGAGCACCCAGAAAGTGCAGAATGGTATGATCATGGTGGTGAACCTGCAGAGCGACAAACCGGAGTATAATGAAACCTTCCTGCAGAACTATGCGAAGATCAACATCATCCCGGAGATACAGCGTGTAAAGGGGGTCGGCCAGGCTATGGTGTTTGGTGCTAAAGATTACTCTATGCGTATCTGGCTGCGCCCTGATCGTTTAACAGCTTACAACATGTCTCCACAGGAAGTACTGGGCGCCATCCGCGACCAGAACCTGGAAGCTGCGCCCGGTCGTTTTGGTGAAGGCAGTCAGGAGTCTTTCGAGTATGTACTTAAATACAAAGGCAAGTTCAACAAGGACAAACAGTATGAAGACATCATTCTTCGTTCGAATGCCGATGGTTCTGTGCTGCGTCTGAAAGATGTTGCCCGCGTTGAATTTGGTTCTTTCACTTATGGTAGCGATACCCGGGTAAACGGTAAATATGGTATTGGTATCGCCATTAACCAGACCGCTGGTTCCAATGCGAATGAAATTCAGGAAACGATCAACAAGCTGATGAAAAAAGCAGAAAAATCTTTTCCTACTGGTATCGAGTACTTTAACATTTACAGTACAAAAGAATATCTGGATGAGTCCATTGATCAGGTGAAACATACGCTCATTGAGGCATTTATCCTTGTGTTTATCGTAGTGTTCATATTCCTGCAGGATTTCCGTTCTACCCTGATTCCGGCAATTGCCGTACCAGTGGCTATTATTGGTACTTTCTTCTTCATGAAGTTGTTTGGTTTCTCCATCAACCTGTTAACACTGTTCGCATTGATCCTTGCGATTGGTATCGTGGTGGATGACGCCATTGTGGTGGTGGAAGCGGTCCATGCGAAAATGGAGAAAGGGGCCAATCCGCGTATTGCCACGTTGTCATCCATGCAGGAGATTTCCGGAGCGATCATTTCCATTACGTTGGTGATGTCTGCCGTGTTTATCCCGGTAGGTTTCATGGAAGGCCCTGTGGGTGTGTTTTACCGGCAGTTTGCCTTTACCATGGCCATCGCCATCCTGATCTCGGCGTTGAACGCGTTAACACTTAGTCCTGCGCTCTGTGCCCTGATCCTGAAAAACAATCATGCCGGTCACGGAGAAGAACATGGTAAACTGAATGGTCATGCGCAAAAGCCGCAGAGTTTTGGCAAACGTTTCTTTGCCGCCTTTAACGTAGGCTTTAATGCGATGACAGAAAAATATGTCCGCAGTCTGCAGTTCCTCATCAAACGCAAATGGCTGACGATAGGTGGATTGTTGATCATTGGTGGCGCTACTTTCTGGATGATGCGAAAAACACCTACCGGCTTTATCCCTACAGAAGACCAGGGTTTTGCCGTGTTTGTAGTGAGCATGCCTCCCGGTTCCTCTCTGGAACGTACCCGTCAGGTGGTAGATAAAGTGGAGCATATGATCAAAGATCTGGAAGGGACGCATGCTTATCTGAGCGTGTCCGGTTTCAATTTCATGAGCAACTCCAGCAGCTCCACTTCCGGTGTAGGTTTCATCAAAATGAAACCACATGCCGAACGTGGTAAGATAAAAGACATGGACGCGCTCATGGGCATGTTGCAGGGCAAATTCGCCACGATTCCCGATGCCAGAGTGTTTGTGATGAGCCTGCCTACCGTACCAGGCTTCAGTAATGTTGCTGGTTTTGAGGTGGTGCTGCAAGACCGTACCGGTAACGGAGATTTGAGCAAACTGGGTAACACTGCCTGGGGATTCATTGGTGAGCTGATGAAACGCAAAGAGATTGCTTTTGCCTTCACCACTTTCAATAATGGTCACCCGCAATATGAAATAGAAATTGATGACCGTAAAGCCAAACAGCTGGGTATCGCTGTGGGTGACATTCTGCAGACCATGCAGGTGTACTATGGTAGTATGTTTGCTTCTGACTTCAACCGTTTTGGCAAATACTACCGTGTGATTGTACAGGCCGATGCAGCGCAGCGTCAGGACCCGTCTTCACTGAATGGCGTATACGTAAAAAATCAGCACAATGAAATGGTGCCGATCAATACCGTAGTATCACTGAAACGCGTATACGGACCAGAGACAGTGACCCGTAACAACCTGTTCAACGCTGTTACCATTAACGGTACGGTGAAACCAGGCTACGGTAGTGGTGATGCTATCAAGGCAGTGGAAGAAGTGGCCGCGCAGTATCTGCCGAGAGGGTATGCCTACGAATGGGTAGGTATGTCCAAAGAGGAGATCAGTGCCGGTAGCCAGTCTACCATCATCTTCACCCTGTGTCTGATATTCGTATACTTCCTGCTGGCAGCGCAATATGAAAGTTATATCCTGCCACTGGCGGTGATCCTCTCTATACCGTTGGGTATCTTCGGTGTGTTTGTGTTCATCAACCTCTTTGGCATTGAAAATAATATATATGTACAGGTTGGTTTAATCATGTTGATAGGGCTGCTGGCGAAAAACGCTATCCTGATCGTAGAATATGCGGTACAGAGAAGACGCAGTGGCATGGGACTGGTAGCATCCGGTATCCGTGCGGCCCGCCTGCGTCTGCGCCCTATTTTGATGACCTCTTTTGCCTTTATCGCAGGTCTGTTGCCGCTGATGCGTGCTACCGGATCGTCTGCGTTGGGTAACCGTTCCATCAGTACTGGCGCCGCCGGCGGCATGCTCACCGGTGTGATATTGGGTGTGTTTGCGATACCGGTATTGTTTGTGATCTTCCAGTACCTGCAGGAGAAAGTAAGCCGTAAACCGATAGTGGAGAAAAAAGAACAGGAAGAGTTTGCAGAAATGGTGCACTAA
- a CDS encoding efflux transporter outer membrane subunit has protein sequence MKTRYSSFLFLLLSLVVGLAACRVGRNYQRPPVTLPSQFGNVAPSDSSIAEMEWKKFFTDATLQQLIDKALTGNYDLQLAVKRVETAQAYLKQAKAAWLPAFNAQATANTNFPSKKSFTGMNLANFGMGDHIEDYNLGVGMSWEIDVWGKIRRQREAAQATLLQSYEGQRTVQTGLVAAIASSYFNLLMLDNQLAIAKRNVELSDTIVQMISLQKTAGEVTELAVQQAISQKQTAALLVPQLEQGIAIQENAIRILTGELPAPIGRNSQLHDFQVSDSLPTGIPAAMVSRRPDVRAAEMGLVAANAHVGAAQGNMYPSLNITANGGVNAFKASNWFSLPASLFGTVAGSITQPIFQHRALKTQLEVAKIQREQAVIQFRQATLNAIGEVSDALVKLDKLKSQQQIAGDQVKTTQLAVQQAQMLFRSGMATYLEVITAQGRALQAELGQADVDRQRLSAMVDLYRSLGGGWK, from the coding sequence ATGAAAACTAGATATAGCTCATTTTTATTTTTGTTGTTGTCCTTAGTTGTAGGGTTAGCAGCTTGCCGGGTAGGCCGCAATTATCAGCGGCCCCCGGTGACGCTGCCCTCACAATTCGGAAATGTGGCCCCCTCAGACAGCAGCATCGCAGAAATGGAATGGAAGAAATTTTTTACGGATGCCACCTTGCAACAGCTGATCGACAAAGCGCTGACAGGCAATTATGATCTGCAACTGGCCGTAAAACGGGTGGAAACAGCACAGGCCTATCTGAAGCAGGCCAAAGCAGCATGGCTGCCGGCATTTAATGCACAGGCTACTGCCAACACCAACTTCCCGTCCAAGAAAAGTTTTACCGGTATGAACCTGGCCAACTTTGGTATGGGTGATCATATCGAAGATTATAATCTCGGTGTGGGTATGTCATGGGAGATAGATGTATGGGGTAAGATCCGCCGTCAGCGTGAAGCTGCCCAGGCTACCCTGTTACAATCCTACGAAGGACAACGTACCGTACAAACAGGACTGGTGGCCGCTATTGCCAGCAGTTATTTTAACCTGCTGATGCTCGACAACCAGCTGGCCATCGCCAAACGCAATGTGGAACTTAGTGACACGATTGTGCAGATGATCAGCTTGCAGAAAACTGCCGGTGAAGTAACAGAACTGGCGGTACAACAAGCCATCTCCCAGAAACAAACAGCAGCCCTGCTGGTGCCACAACTGGAACAGGGTATTGCCATTCAGGAAAATGCGATCCGTATTCTGACAGGTGAACTTCCTGCTCCAATAGGCAGAAACAGCCAGCTGCATGATTTCCAGGTAAGTGATTCCCTGCCAACCGGTATTCCGGCTGCCATGGTGAGCCGCCGTCCGGATGTGAGAGCCGCGGAAATGGGACTGGTAGCAGCTAACGCCCATGTAGGTGCAGCACAGGGTAATATGTATCCATCTCTGAATATTACCGCTAACGGTGGTGTGAATGCCTTTAAAGCCAGCAACTGGTTTAGCCTCCCGGCTTCCCTGTTTGGTACAGTGGCTGGAAGCATTACTCAGCCTATCTTCCAGCACCGTGCCCTCAAAACACAGCTGGAAGTGGCCAAAATACAAAGAGAACAGGCCGTGATCCAGTTCCGCCAGGCTACTCTCAATGCTATCGGTGAAGTAAGCGATGCCCTTGTGAAACTGGACAAGCTTAAATCACAGCAACAGATTGCCGGTGACCAGGTGAAAACAACCCAGCTGGCCGTACAACAGGCACAGATGCTGTTCCGCAGCGGTATGGCTACCTATCTGGAAGTCATCACTGCGCAGGGTCGTGCCCTGCAGGCCGAACTGGGACAGGCAGATGTAGACCGCCAGCGCCTGAGCGCTATGGTTGACCTGTACCGCTCACTCGGTGGCGGATGGAAATAA
- a CDS encoding T9SS type A sorting domain-containing protein: MKKCLYLVSWLCLELLSCISGYGQYTTSFELPQPVRFFLSLPDNGSNLGTVRWYSDLDPAYNGFLGVINQGPGYMLSGYTKYSPGLIITSDLGVGVLGEFDAYPVDSRWYNRDGAFPPAFFSFNIGFPTQAVYEMIAPRDPVPSQSNTSNQICANEGLGLESRNNWRLFEYLGYCSPYTSWEFSVGNTNVWTEFYRCPSAYYCGFDPLVWVPSVKTAPVNVRFRCRVVAVYSDITYYSPYSNPTNFYTFLPPPPKVDVSRIQVTRTCKGLNTARIIVPSGAVSSNFANMRWMLRPGNVTQPCDPGLGGGTGSNCGDIVDWSNGVMPVTGVIDIKNIAKGVYTLWVINESGSAGNCYKPIQIEIKEYDALTVSSNDTQLTPVSCFGGSDGKITVLGAGGAGDSTGYFFTLRNSTGIVKAEQHGTGNTITWTGLPKGTYVAEVRDGLCGAVQSAPINITEPAQVKGTVLPTAPTCTSPGNGSITVVPDPGIVNYKYNLYKDGTLIQQTGGIPFSNYTFSGLNGGNYTVEILNNDKLSCPGWSTAITLDMVPSLTLSMDARNMVTCAGGNDGSLQYTAAGGSGGYIFTLTKSGGSPVSNSNGIFSALTAGSYTIKVQNSVPGCNDVLTQTVTIAEPLPLQVSLQKTDITCNGARDGMVKATAGGGSGFYQYKWEQLKGGVWVTDPFWYDTDIKIDALAPGTYRVTVSDSKSANCSVLSNTVTITELPALQSGGVTIKEATCLADGAAVTLSASGGDNIYTYAWTLDGTNYITFTSGTALHTAGTYYFRIKDGKGCTLELPDAYNVALPATALAFTTQLSSYNGFNISCNGAADGKITVLATGGNGGAYTGYQYKLDNGAYQSGNVFSNLGPGTYGISVKDARGCVVTGSVTLVQPSLRINATHQNIDCYGLATGSITTSIQGGAAPYQLYVNGALMAATTISNLAQGSYALHVTDANGCTKDTSIVVDYLYPALDITTATVADIRCFGTQGSVALNAAGGDGVYQYSMSNDNWSTSRTYSSGAGLDAGVYALKVTDGRGCSLIYNNKLTLTAPPAAVSFSATLSDYNGHNISCAGGDNGTAQITATGGNGATYSGYTYALDNGIFSSDPLLTGIKAGQHTLKVLDGRGCVTSQSYTFTESAQALSVQLVSKRDVPCATAATGMITVAGSGGTGTLQYSIDNTNWSSSPVFTGLTVGDYIVTVRDANTCGISLPVKVVSLNTPIVIDNIARQDIVCFGTAGAIQVQSHGGTGSLVNEYALNGGAYTSFNNNTPLGAGNYTIRVKDAAGCYSPESAVFSITAPAAALNATVSTSDYHGMQVSCYGLTDGEINLATSGGNGGSYQGYQYSVNGGAYTNRAQYKNIGAGNYIFKVRDGRGCEITKNVVLQQPTAPLSLVISDITHLPCGGSPTGEITLQAAGGTLPYQYTLNNEAAQTNTVFTALPAGDYSLQVKDVNGCAASATAAVTAMFPPVTADATVTPIRCYGEASGAILLQTTGGDGSYSYQWSGTGLNGAQVQQLKAGSYTVKITDGKGCSQSYSYNITQPPVLAMTVAGSQICDGIDDGTITTTVQGGATPYQYVLGSGTWGSDNAFGNLTAGDYTVKVQDANGCSVSQQTAITKRNVKPDVNFLVASRKNAYDTLVIKEISLPAPDFVSWTFDPQAILLGYDRGTPLIKFTSPGTYWVEMQGSFGECSYKVRKDIQISAYDPLAGPSNSLPVRVIDTLILSPNPNDGNFHLQIKMSRRQQVIVSVFDLNGRVLAKQQYSPALVIDSQWALGNANAGIYILRVVAENESRDIRFMISR; encoded by the coding sequence ATGAAAAAATGTTTGTACCTCGTTTCATGGCTTTGCCTTGAGCTACTATCCTGCATTTCAGGATATGGGCAGTACACAACTTCTTTCGAGTTGCCACAGCCTGTAAGGTTTTTCCTCAGTTTGCCTGATAATGGTTCCAACCTGGGTACAGTCCGATGGTATAGTGATTTAGATCCCGCATATAATGGTTTTTTAGGAGTAATTAACCAGGGACCAGGTTATATGTTATCCGGATATACCAAATATAGTCCGGGCCTTATTATTACCTCAGATCTGGGTGTTGGCGTCTTAGGAGAGTTTGATGCTTATCCTGTTGACTCAAGATGGTATAATAGAGATGGAGCTTTTCCGCCAGCTTTTTTTAGTTTTAATATAGGTTTTCCTACGCAGGCAGTGTACGAAATGATTGCTCCAAGGGACCCGGTACCTTCCCAAAGCAATACATCGAACCAGATTTGTGCTAACGAGGGTTTGGGACTTGAGTCGCGGAACAACTGGCGGCTTTTTGAGTATTTGGGTTACTGTAGCCCTTATACCAGTTGGGAGTTCAGTGTTGGTAATACCAATGTCTGGACTGAATTCTATCGGTGTCCATCAGCGTATTATTGCGGCTTTGATCCGCTGGTATGGGTGCCATCCGTGAAGACCGCTCCCGTGAACGTGCGCTTTAGATGCAGGGTGGTAGCGGTTTATAGCGATATTACCTACTATTCTCCTTATTCCAATCCAACCAATTTCTATACTTTTTTACCACCACCACCAAAGGTAGATGTCAGTAGGATACAGGTTACCCGTACCTGTAAAGGCTTGAATACCGCGAGAATCATCGTTCCCTCCGGAGCTGTTTCCAGCAACTTTGCCAATATGAGATGGATGCTGCGGCCCGGCAATGTTACGCAGCCCTGCGACCCCGGATTGGGAGGAGGTACAGGCTCCAACTGCGGAGATATCGTTGACTGGAGTAATGGAGTAATGCCTGTAACAGGTGTTATCGACATCAAAAATATTGCTAAAGGCGTGTATACCCTTTGGGTGATCAACGAATCGGGATCAGCAGGAAACTGTTACAAGCCGATACAGATTGAGATAAAGGAATATGATGCGCTGACCGTAAGCTCTAATGATACCCAACTGACGCCGGTGAGCTGCTTCGGCGGCAGCGATGGTAAAATTACGGTGTTGGGCGCTGGTGGAGCAGGAGACAGTACCGGCTATTTTTTTACGTTAAGAAATAGTACCGGCATTGTAAAAGCAGAACAGCATGGTACCGGTAACACCATTACCTGGACAGGTTTACCCAAAGGAACTTATGTGGCAGAAGTGAGGGATGGACTTTGTGGTGCGGTGCAGTCGGCACCTATTAACATCACTGAACCAGCGCAGGTGAAAGGAACTGTACTGCCAACAGCCCCCACCTGTACCAGCCCGGGTAATGGCAGCATCACAGTGGTGCCCGATCCTGGTATCGTTAACTATAAATACAATCTGTATAAAGATGGTACGCTCATACAGCAAACTGGCGGAATTCCCTTCAGCAACTATACTTTCAGCGGACTAAACGGAGGGAACTATACGGTAGAAATACTGAATAATGACAAACTTTCCTGTCCCGGCTGGAGTACCGCTATTACCCTGGATATGGTACCGTCACTCACTCTTTCCATGGATGCCCGCAACATGGTGACCTGTGCAGGCGGCAACGACGGTTCATTACAATACACCGCTGCCGGTGGCTCCGGTGGATATATTTTCACCCTCACCAAATCTGGTGGTAGCCCGGTCAGCAATAGCAACGGTATTTTCAGCGCATTAACCGCCGGTAGTTATACTATCAAAGTACAAAACAGCGTGCCGGGTTGTAACGACGTACTCACACAAACAGTGACTATCGCAGAACCGCTACCGCTGCAGGTAAGTCTTCAGAAAACAGACATCACCTGTAACGGCGCCCGGGATGGTATGGTGAAAGCCACTGCCGGCGGTGGCTCCGGCTTCTATCAATACAAGTGGGAACAACTGAAAGGAGGTGTGTGGGTGACAGATCCTTTCTGGTATGATACCGATATTAAGATCGACGCATTAGCTCCGGGTACTTATCGTGTAACCGTTTCCGATAGTAAGTCCGCCAACTGTTCGGTACTTTCAAATACAGTTACCATCACTGAGCTGCCGGCCCTGCAATCCGGCGGAGTGACTATCAAAGAGGCTACCTGCCTGGCGGATGGTGCTGCCGTTACCCTCTCCGCCAGCGGTGGTGACAACATTTATACCTATGCCTGGACATTGGACGGCACCAATTACATCACGTTTACTTCGGGTACAGCCCTGCATACGGCCGGTACTTATTATTTCAGGATCAAAGACGGTAAAGGTTGTACACTGGAGCTGCCGGATGCGTATAATGTTGCGCTGCCAGCTACTGCGCTGGCGTTTACAACACAACTCTCTTCCTACAACGGCTTTAATATCTCTTGTAATGGTGCAGCAGACGGTAAAATCACCGTGCTGGCAACCGGTGGTAACGGTGGTGCCTATACGGGATATCAATATAAACTGGATAATGGAGCTTATCAATCCGGGAATGTGTTTTCAAACCTTGGCCCTGGTACATACGGTATTAGTGTGAAAGATGCCCGTGGATGTGTGGTTACCGGCAGTGTAACATTGGTACAGCCTTCTCTCCGCATCAATGCCACCCACCAGAATATTGACTGTTATGGTCTTGCTACCGGTAGCATTACCACGAGTATTCAGGGGGGCGCTGCGCCATATCAGCTCTATGTGAATGGTGCCTTGATGGCTGCTACCACGATCAGTAATCTGGCACAGGGAAGTTATGCGCTGCACGTGACAGATGCCAATGGCTGTACCAAAGATACCTCTATTGTGGTTGACTATCTGTATCCGGCATTAGATATCACTACAGCTACGGTAGCGGATATCCGTTGTTTTGGTACTCAGGGTAGTGTTGCACTCAATGCTGCAGGTGGTGATGGGGTTTATCAGTACAGCATGAGCAACGACAATTGGTCCACATCCCGTACGTATAGCAGCGGTGCTGGTCTTGATGCCGGCGTGTATGCGTTGAAGGTAACAGATGGACGCGGTTGCAGCCTTATCTATAACAACAAACTCACACTGACAGCTCCACCTGCTGCAGTCAGCTTTTCAGCCACGCTTTCAGATTATAATGGTCATAATATTTCCTGTGCGGGCGGTGACAATGGTACCGCGCAGATAACCGCTACCGGTGGTAATGGTGCCACTTACAGTGGTTACACCTATGCACTGGATAACGGTATTTTTAGTAGTGATCCCTTGCTCACCGGTATCAAAGCAGGCCAGCATACGCTAAAGGTGCTGGATGGCCGTGGTTGTGTTACATCGCAGAGTTATACCTTTACCGAATCCGCTCAGGCGCTGAGTGTGCAGTTGGTAAGTAAGCGGGACGTACCCTGCGCAACGGCTGCTACAGGTATGATCACCGTGGCGGGTAGTGGCGGCACTGGCACTCTCCAGTACAGTATAGACAACACCAACTGGAGTTCCAGCCCAGTGTTTACCGGACTGACGGTCGGAGATTATATTGTTACGGTTAGAGATGCCAATACTTGTGGTATCAGTTTGCCGGTGAAAGTGGTCTCTCTGAATACGCCTATTGTGATTGATAATATCGCCCGTCAGGATATCGTTTGTTTTGGTACGGCAGGAGCCATCCAGGTGCAGTCCCATGGCGGCACTGGCAGTCTGGTGAATGAATACGCCCTGAACGGTGGCGCCTATACGTCTTTTAATAATAACACTCCGCTGGGAGCGGGTAATTATACGATAAGGGTGAAAGATGCCGCTGGTTGTTATTCTCCGGAAAGTGCTGTGTTTAGTATTACAGCACCGGCAGCGGCTTTGAATGCAACTGTTAGCACATCCGATTATCATGGTATGCAGGTATCCTGTTATGGCCTGACTGATGGGGAAATTAACCTGGCTACCAGCGGTGGCAATGGCGGCAGCTATCAGGGGTATCAATACAGTGTTAACGGTGGCGCTTACACGAATAGAGCTCAGTACAAAAACATAGGCGCCGGTAATTATATCTTCAAAGTCCGGGATGGACGTGGTTGTGAAATCACTAAAAATGTTGTCTTACAACAACCCACAGCACCGCTGTCACTGGTGATTTCCGACATCACGCATTTGCCCTGTGGTGGCAGTCCTACCGGTGAAATCACCTTGCAGGCTGCAGGTGGTACTTTACCTTATCAGTATACACTCAACAACGAAGCGGCACAGACGAATACCGTATTTACAGCATTGCCGGCTGGTGACTATTCCCTTCAGGTAAAAGACGTGAATGGCTGCGCCGCATCAGCTACGGCGGCTGTAACGGCTATGTTTCCACCTGTAACCGCTGATGCTACGGTAACGCCCATACGGTGTTATGGAGAAGCCAGCGGAGCGATACTGTTACAAACAACCGGTGGTGATGGCAGTTACAGTTACCAGTGGAGCGGCACCGGACTGAATGGTGCGCAGGTGCAACAGCTCAAAGCCGGCAGCTACACCGTGAAAATTACAGATGGCAAGGGTTGCAGCCAGTCCTATAGTTATAACATAACTCAGCCGCCGGTACTCGCCATGACCGTGGCCGGCTCACAAATATGTGATGGCATCGATGATGGCACCATCACCACCACTGTTCAAGGTGGCGCTACTCCTTACCAATATGTACTGGGCAGCGGTACCTGGGGTAGTGACAATGCCTTCGGCAACCTCACTGCCGGCGACTATACTGTGAAGGTACAAGATGCAAATGGTTGCAGTGTTAGTCAGCAGACCGCCATTACCAAACGCAATGTTAAGCCGGATGTCAACTTCCTGGTGGCCTCCCGCAAAAACGCCTACGATACGCTGGTTATCAAGGAAATCAGCCTGCCGGCGCCAGACTTCGTCAGCTGGACCTTCGATCCGCAGGCCATCCTGCTGGGCTATGACAGAGGCACGCCGCTGATAAAATTCACTAGTCCGGGTACCTATTGGGTGGAGATGCAGGGGTCCTTCGGCGAATGCAGTTATAAAGTACGCAAAGACATCCAGATCAGCGCCTACGATCCGTTGGCGGGCCCGTCCAACAGTCTGCCGGTACGTGTAATAGATACCTTGATACTATCACCCAACCCCAATGACGGTAACTTCCACCTCCAGATTAAAATGAGCCGCAGGCAACAGGTGATCGTATCGGTGTTTGACCTGAATGGCAGGGTGCTGGCCAAACAACAGTATAGCCCCGCTTTGGTGATAGACTCCCAATGGGCACTGGGGAACGCTAATGCAGGCATCTATATTCTGCGGGTGGTGGCCGAAAATGAAAGCAGGGATATCCGGTTTATGATCAGCCGCTAA